One genomic segment of Clostridium saccharoperbutylacetonicum N1-4(HMT) includes these proteins:
- a CDS encoding SUKH-4 family immunity protein has protein sequence MVNEKNIIELANGDGIIRYFNKLSLNYNFPEDTRKILEEIGVPKYVAPFIEFFDESNGGGKRLSDHFDLNLYQDSESVEKDELEKIKIYFKEYIVLGNIETDVFVLNEKFRVIQINYETLNEYYVNYSLNKFLESLLVYKNIVDIVRSRGAETAFFDDEVTEKDIKLLREKLSEIDKYSFIDDSFWSNEIERLEENI, from the coding sequence ATGGTTAATGAAAAAAATATAATTGAACTTGCAAATGGGGATGGGATAATAAGATATTTTAATAAGTTATCTTTGAACTATAATTTTCCAGAAGATACTCGAAAGATACTTGAAGAAATAGGTGTACCTAAATATGTTGCACCATTTATAGAATTTTTTGATGAGTCAAATGGAGGTGGAAAAAGGTTAAGTGACCATTTTGATTTAAATTTATACCAAGACTCTGAGAGTGTTGAAAAAGATGAACTAGAAAAGATAAAAATTTATTTTAAGGAGTATATTGTCTTAGGAAACATTGAAACTGATGTCTTTGTTTTGAATGAGAAATTTAGAGTTATCCAGATTAATTATGAAACATTAAATGAGTATTATGTTAATTATTCTTTAAATAAATTTTTAGAAAGTTTATTAGTCTACAAAAATATTGTGGATATAGTACGTAGTAGAGGAGCGGAAACAGCATTTTTTGATGATGAAGTAACAGAAAAGGATATTAAATTATTAAGGGAAAAATTATCAGAAATTGATAAATATTCATTCATTGATGATAGTTTTTGGAGTAATGAAATAGAGAGATTAGAAGAAAACATATAG
- a CDS encoding ATP-binding protein, whose translation MDIKIKYTMIGSDGMQEGSIYLKRDAYNKLLEWKNNHTNKVLLVEGARQVGKTYLVKKFANENYKDVIYINLLEESGEDLLSIYNKIKDERSSGILDRENTNSLKEMFKRFSKKFIDNKECVIIIDEIQEEYKIYNMIRQFAREFEAHFIMTGSYLGRVVMKKEFWSPMGDVDFLEIKPLSFVEFINAINLSEVYEALDLFGKSEKNNYELIYSKYKDYCIVGGYPEVVCEYLNGGVDNLEGLFEKLLRIFCEESARYFDGDILTARMFEDCINAIIQMLANNKKGFSSGSYTEELQQIIVKQYSSNINKENCNRILQWFHTSKFVKDCDKLVEFDFTNIKKRQRYFLSDIGMANYVLNKSNILLSESNGVLNETFVYQCLVDKIPTVPMFAVYGDGELDFVYRNRENAYVYGIEVKAGKNSGKTITKSLNNGKINFAIYLKGLTEGGVANKIYTIPIYLFPRFEFKDIKNI comes from the coding sequence TTGGATATAAAAATAAAATATACAATGATAGGAAGTGATGGTATGCAGGAAGGATCAATCTATTTAAAACGTGATGCTTATAATAAATTATTAGAATGGAAAAATAACCATACTAATAAAGTATTATTAGTAGAAGGTGCAAGGCAAGTTGGGAAGACCTACTTAGTAAAAAAATTTGCCAATGAGAATTATAAAGATGTAATTTACATTAATTTATTAGAAGAAAGTGGAGAAGATTTACTCTCTATTTATAATAAAATAAAGGATGAACGCTCAAGTGGAATACTTGATAGAGAAAATACTAATTCTTTAAAGGAAATGTTTAAACGATTTTCTAAGAAATTCATAGACAATAAGGAATGTGTAATAATAATTGATGAGATTCAAGAAGAATATAAAATATACAATATGATAAGACAATTTGCAAGAGAATTTGAAGCTCACTTTATTATGACAGGAAGTTATCTAGGCAGAGTTGTAATGAAAAAGGAATTTTGGTCTCCAATGGGAGATGTGGATTTTCTTGAAATAAAACCATTATCTTTTGTAGAGTTTATTAATGCGATTAATTTAAGCGAAGTTTATGAAGCTTTAGATTTATTTGGAAAATCTGAAAAGAATAACTATGAACTTATTTATAGTAAATATAAAGACTATTGTATTGTAGGTGGATATCCAGAAGTAGTTTGTGAATATTTAAATGGTGGTGTGGATAACTTAGAAGGATTATTTGAAAAGTTATTACGTATTTTTTGTGAAGAATCTGCAAGATATTTTGATGGAGACATATTAACAGCAAGAATGTTTGAAGATTGTATAAATGCAATAATTCAAATGCTTGCAAATAATAAAAAAGGTTTTAGTAGTGGAAGTTATACTGAAGAATTGCAACAAATTATAGTAAAACAGTATTCAAGTAATATAAATAAAGAAAATTGTAATAGAATTCTTCAATGGTTTCATACCTCAAAATTTGTTAAAGATTGCGATAAATTAGTGGAATTCGATTTTACTAACATAAAAAAACGCCAAAGATATTTTCTGTCAGATATAGGAATGGCAAATTATGTTTTGAATAAATCCAATATATTATTATCAGAATCTAATGGTGTATTGAATGAGACTTTTGTCTATCAATGTCTAGTAGATAAAATACCAACAGTTCCAATGTTTGCTGTATATGGGGATGGAGAATTAGATTTTGTTTATAGAAATAGAGAAAATGCTTATGTTTATGGTATAGAAGTTAAAGCAGGAAAGAACTCAGGAAAAACTATAACTAAGTCATTAAATAATGGGAAAATAAATTTTGCTATTTATCTTAAAGGATTAACAGAAGGTGGAGTAGCAAATAAAATATATACAATTCCAATATATTTATTCCCACGATTTGAGTTTAAAGATATAAAAAATATTTAG
- a CDS encoding AAA family ATPase — MKKIIQIGTSDFKELIEENNYFVDKSLLIKEFFENGAKIILTPRPRRFGKTLNLSMLRYFFDIRTKEETKNLFKGLKIENESKILENQGAYPIIFITFKNQKHLSYEDFKVGIQMMLSNLYKEYEYLLESDKLSEFDKADFKEIISRKAPVGVFSEGISNLMMYINKHYGRKVMLFIDEYDVPIQEAYLNKGNPTHIRSLGAFEEPNTRFGLSQHDEMIVLIRNLLTSALKDNMYLEKAMITGILRVAKESIFSGLNNLEVDTILGYDFNDKFGFTEEEVENLLNYYDTMAEIENIKKWYNGYIFGGEVIYNPWSVLNYLKKKREGFKPYWINSSSNDLIKKLLLKGDNNMKLELEELIEEKSIYKVIEDNIVMSEVEDSNENIWSFLLMSGYLKAIKTENVEGVLNCELKIPNQEVLIFYNNLIKKWFLETITNQKYELMLETLISGNIKVFGGIFKEFVINNLSYFDASGKEPERVYHAFVLGMLISLSNDYEVKSNKESGYGRYDVIIIPKDVSRTGIIIEFKKIDYFLDDTIEEATKDALKQIEEKKYETELVQRGVQNILKLAIVFKGKEVKVTQG, encoded by the coding sequence ATGAAAAAAATAATACAAATAGGAACTTCTGATTTTAAAGAATTGATAGAAGAAAATAATTATTTCGTAGATAAAAGTTTACTTATAAAAGAATTTTTTGAGAATGGAGCCAAGATTATTCTTACTCCAAGACCAAGAAGGTTTGGGAAAACTTTAAATTTAAGTATGTTAAGATATTTCTTTGATATAAGAACTAAGGAAGAAACAAAGAATTTATTTAAAGGGTTAAAAATAGAAAATGAAAGCAAAATATTAGAAAATCAAGGAGCATATCCAATAATTTTTATTACATTTAAAAATCAAAAGCATTTATCTTATGAAGATTTTAAAGTTGGAATACAGATGATGCTGTCCAATTTATATAAGGAGTATGAATATTTATTAGAAAGTGATAAGTTGTCTGAGTTTGATAAGGCAGATTTTAAGGAAATAATATCAAGAAAAGCTCCAGTAGGGGTTTTCTCAGAGGGTATAAGTAATCTGATGATGTATATTAATAAGCACTATGGCAGAAAAGTAATGTTATTTATAGATGAATATGATGTACCAATTCAAGAAGCTTACTTAAATAAAGGAAACCCGACTCACATTCGTTCGCTGGGTGCGTTCGAGGAGCCAAATACAAGATTTGGACTCTCACAGCATGATGAAATGATTGTTTTAATAAGAAATTTATTAACCTCTGCACTCAAAGATAATATGTATTTAGAAAAAGCCATGATAACAGGAATACTTAGAGTTGCAAAGGAAAGCATTTTTTCGGGACTTAACAATCTAGAAGTAGACACTATTTTAGGATATGATTTTAATGATAAATTTGGATTCACAGAAGAAGAAGTTGAAAATTTATTAAACTATTATGACACGATGGCTGAGATAGAGAATATAAAGAAGTGGTATAATGGATATATTTTTGGTGGAGAAGTAATATATAACCCTTGGTCAGTTTTAAATTATTTAAAAAAGAAGAGAGAAGGTTTTAAGCCTTATTGGATTAATAGCAGCAGCAATGATTTGATAAAAAAGCTATTGCTTAAAGGTGACAATAATATGAAGCTTGAACTTGAAGAGCTTATAGAAGAAAAATCAATATACAAAGTAATTGAGGATAATATAGTAATGTCAGAGGTGGAAGATTCAAATGAAAATATTTGGAGTTTTTTACTGATGAGTGGATATTTAAAGGCAATTAAAACTGAAAATGTAGAGGGAGTATTAAATTGTGAACTCAAAATTCCTAATCAAGAAGTATTGATTTTCTACAATAATTTAATTAAAAAATGGTTTTTAGAAACTATAACGAATCAAAAATATGAATTAATGTTAGAAACATTAATAAGTGGGAATATAAAAGTATTTGGGGGTATTTTTAAAGAATTTGTAATTAATAATTTAAGTTATTTTGATGCATCAGGAAAAGAACCAGAAAGAGTTTATCATGCTTTTGTACTTGGAATGCTTATATCACTTTCAAATGATTATGAAGTAAAGTCAAATAAAGAAAGTGGTTATGGAAGGTACGATGTTATTATAATACCTAAAGATGTTTCTAGAACAGGAATTATTATTGAATTTAAGAAAATTGATTATTTCTTAGATGATACAATAGAAGAAGCAACAAAAGATGCCTTAAAGCAAATAGAAGAAAAGAAGTATGAAACTGAGTTAGTACAAAGAGGGGTACAGAATATATTAAAGCTGGCAATTGTATTTAAAGGTAAAGAGGTTAAAGTTACACAAGGTTAG
- a CDS encoding YitT family protein, with product MKSKNNHILTLVYRVVLMSIGSVLASIGLEIFLIPNNIIDGGITGISIMASYITNLPLGLFVFILNIPFLVLGYKQIGKTFALSTLFSVICLSIGVSFLHPIPGITKDILLATIFGGIILGVGVGIIIRNGGSLDGTEIVAIIMDKRSSFSIGEIVMFINLFILGGSGILFGWDRAMYSLMAYFIAFKAIDITVEGLDESKAVIIVSEKNKDISEALTDRLGRGVTLLHGEGAYKGKSTNVIYVVVSRLEIAKLKGIVSDFDEDALVTVTSVEASGKRYSKKAIH from the coding sequence ATGAAAAGTAAGAATAATCACATTTTAACTCTTGTCTATAGAGTTGTATTGATGAGCATAGGTTCAGTTCTTGCCTCAATAGGTCTGGAAATATTTTTAATCCCTAATAACATAATCGATGGTGGAATAACAGGTATATCCATAATGGCAAGTTATATAACAAATTTACCTTTAGGGTTATTTGTATTTATCTTAAATATACCTTTCCTAGTTTTGGGATATAAGCAAATAGGTAAGACCTTTGCTCTATCAACCTTATTTTCCGTTATATGCTTATCAATTGGCGTATCTTTTTTACATCCAATACCAGGTATAACTAAAGACATACTACTAGCAACTATATTTGGCGGAATTATACTAGGCGTTGGCGTAGGTATAATTATAAGAAATGGCGGTTCTTTAGATGGAACTGAAATAGTTGCAATTATCATGGATAAAAGAAGTAGTTTCTCTATTGGAGAAATCGTAATGTTCATTAATTTATTTATATTAGGTGGATCTGGTATACTCTTTGGCTGGGATAGAGCAATGTATTCACTAATGGCATACTTTATTGCTTTTAAAGCTATAGACATTACCGTTGAAGGTCTCGATGAGTCAAAAGCTGTAATCATTGTATCTGAAAAAAATAAAGATATTTCTGAAGCATTAACTGACAGACTTGGAAGAGGTGTTACCTTATTACATGGAGAAGGTGCTTATAAAGGCAAATCAACAAATGTCATCTATGTAGTTGTATCAAGGCTAGAAATTGCAAAGTTAAAAGGAATAGTCAGCGACTTCGATGAAGATGCATTAGTAACTGTTACCAGCGTTGAAGCTTCTGGAAAGAGATACAGTAAAAAGGCTATTCACTAA
- a CDS encoding glycoside hydrolase family 18 protein produces the protein MGKTLVIDLEDVCLQGDILDVGEKNLGIIYNISKDAEEELSLDYVDNNSKINLKSRKYDACTFFFDLNKIWTSFEKERLIKEMSSYIKDSGEIFIWDINKERGKVFNNKIKVILPKGKVKEFTFKNLNILLSSNIEEIKKILVKYFKIEEVKAWEDVFFVRGTKLKTEVIVEEKIDCESANYSCLT, from the coding sequence ATGGGAAAGACTTTGGTAATTGATTTAGAAGATGTTTGTCTACAAGGAGACATATTAGATGTAGGAGAAAAAAATCTTGGAATTATCTACAATATATCAAAGGACGCAGAAGAGGAGTTATCCTTAGATTATGTTGATAATAATAGTAAAATAAATTTGAAAAGTAGAAAATATGATGCATGTACTTTCTTTTTTGATTTAAATAAGATATGGACGAGCTTTGAAAAGGAGCGCTTAATAAAGGAGATGAGCTCATATATAAAAGATTCTGGAGAAATATTTATTTGGGATATTAATAAAGAAAGAGGAAAAGTATTTAATAATAAAATAAAGGTTATCTTACCAAAAGGAAAAGTCAAGGAATTTACTTTCAAAAATTTAAATATACTTTTAAGTTCAAATATTGAAGAAATAAAAAAAATTCTTGTTAAATATTTTAAAATAGAGGAAGTTAAAGCTTGGGAAGATGTTTTTTTTGTGAGAGGAACTAAGTTAAAAACTGAAGTTATAGTAGAAGAAAAAATTGATTGTGAAAGTGCTAATTATAGCTGTTTAACATAA
- a CDS encoding TetR/AcrR family transcriptional regulator produces MGMLERKEKEKQIRRNDIINAAEKVFVDKGFENSTMDDIAKEAEFTKKTIYSYFSSKEELYYEIMLKGFLMINELVEKKLSEISDKTESEKIKTMGMCFIEFKDKYPAHFKAMMDYQNKDEDFHSKNKSTIVGKCYEEGEVTIDILKKCVARGIETGEFSNKIDPIAIVFTLWSHLMGLIWLIDKKEKYINNSYNKTMSELIDVGFEIVINSIRSN; encoded by the coding sequence ATGGGGATGCTTGAACGAAAAGAAAAGGAAAAGCAAATTAGAAGAAATGACATAATCAATGCAGCAGAAAAAGTATTTGTTGATAAAGGTTTTGAAAATTCAACAATGGATGATATAGCTAAAGAAGCTGAATTTACTAAGAAAACCATATATTCGTATTTTAGCAGTAAGGAAGAATTATATTATGAAATAATGCTAAAAGGATTTTTAATGATAAATGAACTGGTGGAGAAAAAGTTATCTGAAATCTCTGATAAGACAGAAAGTGAAAAAATAAAAACTATGGGTATGTGTTTTATTGAATTCAAAGATAAATATCCTGCACACTTTAAAGCAATGATGGACTATCAAAATAAAGATGAGGATTTTCATAGTAAAAATAAATCAACAATAGTCGGGAAGTGCTATGAAGAAGGAGAAGTGACTATAGATATTTTAAAGAAATGTGTGGCTAGAGGAATTGAAACAGGAGAATTTTCAAATAAGATTGATCCTATAGCAATTGTATTTACACTATGGTCACATTTAATGGGACTAATATGGTTAATTGATAAAAAGGAAAAGTACATAAATAACAGCTACAACAAAACAATGTCAGAATTAATTGATGTGGGTTTTGAAATTGTAATTAACTCAATAAGAAGTAATTAG
- a CDS encoding FMN-binding protein, translating into MINVKNILIIVICILILCGGVYGIKYFMDVKQYKEAIKEIKIADVDLSKIKDGNYPGEFETSFIGAEVNVKVEKHKIVDIELVKHKNERGKKAEIIPEEVVQAQSLQVDTVSGATNSSKVILKAIENALKSADKIKQ; encoded by the coding sequence ATGATTAATGTAAAAAATATTCTGATTATAGTCATTTGTATTTTGATTTTATGTGGTGGAGTATATGGTATTAAATATTTTATGGATGTTAAACAATATAAAGAAGCTATAAAAGAAATTAAAATAGCAGATGTTGATTTGTCAAAAATAAAAGATGGAAATTATCCAGGTGAATTTGAGACATCTTTTATTGGAGCCGAAGTTAATGTTAAAGTTGAAAAACATAAGATAGTAGATATTGAATTAGTTAAACATAAAAATGAAAGAGGAAAGAAGGCAGAGATTATTCCAGAAGAAGTAGTACAAGCTCAATCTCTTCAAGTCGATACGGTTTCAGGTGCTACTAATAGTTCTAAAGTTATTTTAAAAGCTATTGAAAATGCGCTAAAAAGTGCAGATAAGATTAAGCAATGA
- a CDS encoding B12-binding domain-containing radical SAM protein: MKVLLTAVDSKFIHSNLAVRYLKNFTKDLDYEGKIKEFTINDREGRILEEIIKEKPDVVAFSTYIWNVELISRIANLIKRVDSNIEILYGGPEVSFDSRSFLQNNVGEYVIEGEGEKTYRDFILYKLGKMKLEEVRGLHYKANEIVHSNEKRPLMSMEEIVFPYEEGEDLSNKIVYYEASRGCPFNCKYCLSSTSHGVRFLDIDRVLKDLMYFINKKVRLVKFVDRTFNCNSKFAMAIWDFLINQDTNTQFHFEISADILKPQEIELLANAPKGRFRFEVGVQTTNDEVLRNINRFVNFSDIKEKVLEIDALRNIDQHLDLIAGLPGEDYESFENSFNDMYEIRPEEIQLGFLKLLKGSSMREDADKYGMEYSPYPPYEILKTDKISYEELLKLKKVEEMVDKYYNSQKFKLIIKYFEEKFDKPFDFYYSLGMFFEEQGYFNKNIGNVEYYKVFLDFNELALKESNKYLKEIVRFNYLTYYKKRGLPDFLRSEMDREEEKSIKEKLREEYSFKEHHLEKFSMNIELYMSKDELVEETTYYLFNNNNEYIKLDNI; the protein is encoded by the coding sequence ATGAAAGTATTGTTAACAGCAGTTGATTCTAAATTTATTCATAGTAATTTAGCTGTTAGATATTTAAAGAATTTTACAAAGGATCTTGATTATGAAGGAAAAATTAAAGAATTTACTATAAATGATAGAGAAGGAAGAATCCTTGAAGAAATAATTAAGGAAAAACCTGATGTAGTTGCATTTTCAACTTATATTTGGAATGTTGAATTAATTTCTAGAATTGCTAACTTAATTAAAAGAGTGGATTCTAATATAGAAATTTTATATGGTGGACCAGAGGTTTCTTTTGACTCAAGAAGTTTTCTTCAAAATAATGTAGGAGAATACGTTATTGAAGGCGAAGGAGAAAAAACTTATAGGGATTTCATATTATATAAATTAGGAAAAATGAAATTAGAAGAAGTTAGAGGTCTGCATTATAAAGCTAATGAAATAGTTCATTCTAATGAAAAACGTCCATTAATGTCTATGGAGGAAATTGTATTTCCTTATGAAGAAGGCGAAGATTTAAGTAATAAAATTGTATATTACGAAGCTTCAAGAGGCTGCCCCTTCAACTGCAAATATTGTCTTTCATCTACAAGTCATGGAGTTAGATTTTTAGATATAGATAGAGTATTAAAGGATTTAATGTATTTTATAAATAAAAAAGTTAGATTAGTTAAATTTGTTGACCGTACCTTTAATTGTAATTCAAAATTTGCAATGGCTATATGGGACTTTTTAATAAACCAAGACACAAATACTCAATTTCATTTTGAGATATCAGCAGATATATTAAAGCCTCAGGAAATAGAACTTTTAGCAAATGCTCCAAAAGGAAGATTTAGATTTGAAGTTGGAGTCCAAACTACTAATGATGAGGTTTTAAGAAATATTAATAGATTTGTTAATTTCAGTGATATAAAAGAAAAAGTTTTAGAAATTGATGCCTTAAGAAATATAGATCAGCATTTAGATTTAATAGCAGGACTTCCAGGAGAGGATTATGAATCTTTTGAAAATTCTTTTAATGACATGTATGAAATAAGACCGGAGGAAATACAACTTGGATTTTTAAAACTATTAAAGGGATCTTCCATGAGAGAAGATGCAGATAAATATGGAATGGAATATTCACCATATCCACCATATGAAATTTTGAAAACAGATAAGATATCTTATGAAGAACTTTTAAAACTTAAAAAAGTTGAAGAAATGGTTGATAAATACTATAATTCTCAAAAGTTTAAACTTATAATAAAATACTTTGAGGAAAAATTTGATAAGCCTTTTGATTTTTATTATAGCTTGGGAATGTTTTTTGAAGAGCAAGGATACTTTAATAAAAATATAGGAAATGTTGAGTATTATAAAGTGTTTTTAGACTTTAATGAGTTAGCCCTAAAAGAAAGTAATAAATATTTAAAAGAAATAGTTAGGTTTAATTATTTGACTTATTATAAAAAAAGAGGGTTGCCAGACTTCTTAAGAAGTGAAATGGACAGAGAAGAAGAAAAGAGTATTAAAGAAAAGCTAAGAGAAGAGTATTCCTTTAAGGAACATCATTTAGAGAAGTTTAGCATGAATATAGAGCTATATATGTCAAAAGACGAACTAGTAGAAGAAACTACATATTATTTGTTTAATAATAATAATGAATATATTAAATTAGATAATATATAA
- a CDS encoding MerR family transcriptional regulator: MFKIGYFSKLTMVSVRMLRYYDEVGLFKPAEIDTFTGYRYYSAKQITKLNLIVALRDMGFNVSDIAIAVNEQSDAKLRDILKQKEEEVKNNIKAEKDKLRKITATIKNLKKEKINMNYNVTLKSVPSYKVISLRDTIPTFDAEGILWQKLSKYIQDEQISCGNIAYATYYDEDYKEGPVDIEVSVVVEKLLNDAGGFTFKETIPIEQVASVLVPGDYSNIAPAYNFLAQWIEENEYTIYGSARALPLKGVCSEENSHEYLSEIQVPVKKL, from the coding sequence ATGTTTAAGATTGGATATTTTTCTAAACTGACAATGGTATCTGTACGTATGCTGCGATATTATGATGAGGTTGGACTTTTTAAGCCTGCTGAAATAGATACATTCACCGGATATAGGTATTATTCAGCTAAGCAAATCACCAAACTTAATCTCATTGTTGCCCTTCGCGATATGGGCTTTAATGTGTCTGATATAGCCATTGCTGTGAATGAGCAATCTGATGCTAAATTGAGAGACATTTTAAAACAAAAAGAAGAAGAAGTTAAAAATAATATTAAAGCCGAAAAAGATAAACTAAGAAAAATCACTGCTACAATTAAGAATTTAAAAAAGGAGAAAATCAATATGAATTATAATGTCACACTAAAATCAGTACCGTCCTATAAAGTTATCTCATTAAGAGATACTATACCCACATTTGACGCAGAAGGAATCCTTTGGCAAAAGTTAAGCAAATATATTCAAGATGAACAGATTTCTTGTGGTAATATTGCTTATGCTACTTACTACGATGAAGATTATAAAGAAGGGCCAGTTGACATAGAAGTTTCAGTTGTTGTTGAAAAATTATTAAATGATGCTGGTGGCTTTACTTTCAAAGAAACTATCCCAATAGAACAAGTTGCAAGTGTATTAGTTCCAGGTGATTATTCAAATATTGCTCCTGCATATAATTTTCTAGCACAGTGGATTGAAGAAAATGAATATACCATTTACGGGTCTGCACGTGCACTACCCCTAAAAGGAGTTTGTAGCGAAGAAAACTCCCATGAATACTTGTCTGAAATACAGGTTCCAGTCAAAAAATTATAA